The following coding sequences are from one Variovorax sp. RA8 window:
- a CDS encoding antitoxin VbhA family protein encodes MIAEQEQTERRAVVQSALASQRIEGLEPDAQAVADAERWARGEMTIGAAVDQYKARMRLEMA; translated from the coding sequence ATGATCGCAGAGCAGGAACAGACCGAGCGCCGCGCCGTGGTGCAAAGCGCCCTTGCGAGCCAGCGCATCGAGGGCTTAGAGCCCGATGCGCAGGCCGTGGCCGACGCCGAGCGCTGGGCGCGTGGCGAGATGACCATCGGTGCCGCCGTGGACCAGTACAAGGCGCGCATGCGGCTAGAAATGGCATGA
- a CDS encoding nucleotide-binding protein, producing the protein MAKIHMVLQGKGGVGKSFIAATLAQYKASKGQKPLCIDTDPVNATFAGYKALGVKRLQIMEGDEINPRNFDTLVELVAPSKDDVIIDNGASSFVPLSHYLISNQVPALLADMGHELVVHTVITGGQALLDTVSGFSQLVSQFPTEAIFVVWLNPYWGPIEHEGKGFEQLKAYTANKARVSAIVSIPALKEETYGRDLSDMLQERLTFDEALAMDSLTIMTRQRLKIVKGQLFGQLDSAAVL; encoded by the coding sequence ATGGCGAAAATTCACATGGTTCTGCAAGGCAAGGGCGGGGTGGGCAAGTCGTTCATCGCGGCCACCTTGGCACAGTACAAGGCAAGCAAGGGTCAGAAGCCACTCTGCATCGACACGGACCCGGTGAACGCCACGTTCGCCGGCTACAAAGCCCTCGGGGTGAAGCGCCTCCAGATCATGGAAGGCGACGAAATCAACCCGCGCAACTTCGATACCTTGGTCGAATTAGTTGCGCCGTCGAAGGATGACGTAATCATCGACAACGGGGCCAGCTCGTTCGTGCCGCTTTCGCACTACCTCATCAGCAACCAGGTGCCGGCACTCCTGGCAGACATGGGGCATGAACTGGTCGTGCATACGGTCATCACGGGCGGCCAGGCTCTTCTTGACACCGTGAGCGGCTTTTCGCAGCTCGTGAGCCAGTTCCCCACGGAAGCAATTTTCGTGGTGTGGCTGAATCCGTATTGGGGGCCGATTGAGCACGAAGGTAAGGGCTTTGAACAGTTGAAGGCATACACGGCCAACAAGGCCCGCGTTTCGGCCATCGTGTCGATTCCAGCCCTCAAGGAAGAAACCTACGGCCGCGATCTGAGCGACATGCTGCAGGAACGTTTGACGTTCGATGAAGCCCTGGCGATGGACTCCCTCACGATCATGACCAGGCAGCGGCTCAAGATCGTGAAGGGCCAGCTCTTCGGCCAGCTCGATAGCGCAGCGGTGCTGTGA
- a CDS encoding ParA family protein — protein MKTLVVAQQKGGVGKTSSVVHLAFDFLERGLRVAVIDLDTQANASFTLAQYKIEARASGFFGPVPADGWRGAAAADSDGARLALIEADPELANAVFLPLDKAKQNLKANLKALAGQGFDVCLIDTAPGLGVALVAALYAADCVLSPIELEAYSIQGIKMMLTTIMNVRKENAGLQFLGMVPSKVDARNPRHVRHQVELQAAYPKLMAPASIGLRSSIADALASGVPVWKIRKTAARKATHEVRALAAYVFEKMEIAQ, from the coding sequence ATGAAAACCCTGGTCGTCGCTCAACAGAAAGGCGGAGTCGGGAAGACTTCGAGTGTTGTTCACCTGGCGTTCGACTTCCTGGAGCGTGGCCTTCGCGTTGCCGTAATCGACCTGGACACGCAAGCCAATGCCTCCTTCACCCTGGCGCAGTACAAGATCGAGGCTCGGGCGAGCGGTTTCTTTGGTCCGGTGCCGGCCGATGGCTGGCGAGGCGCAGCCGCGGCCGATAGCGACGGCGCACGCCTGGCCCTGATCGAAGCAGATCCCGAGCTGGCCAATGCCGTTTTTCTGCCGCTGGACAAGGCCAAGCAGAACCTGAAAGCCAACCTCAAGGCGCTGGCTGGCCAAGGGTTCGACGTGTGCCTGATCGACACGGCACCCGGCCTTGGCGTTGCCCTGGTGGCCGCGCTCTACGCAGCCGATTGCGTGCTGTCCCCTATCGAGCTGGAGGCGTACAGCATTCAGGGCATCAAGATGATGCTGACCACGATCATGAACGTCCGCAAGGAGAACGCCGGCCTGCAGTTCCTGGGCATGGTGCCGTCCAAGGTAGACGCGAGGAACCCGCGCCATGTGCGCCACCAGGTCGAGCTACAGGCGGCCTATCCGAAGCTGATGGCGCCGGCCAGCATCGGCCTGCGCAGCAGCATTGCCGACGCCCTGGCGTCCGGGGTGCCCGTCTGGAAGATCAGGAAGACCGCCGCCCGCAAGGCCACGCACGAAGTTCGCGCTTTGGCCGCCTATGTTTTTGAAAAGATGGAGATCGCGCAATGA
- a CDS encoding IncP plasmid survival protein KfrC family protein, which yields MSIPRERLQQQTQQTARATLAGARQAGADAEVQADALQDRALEAQAEQAALLEASPLESQYSAAFAAQVEAKHDQAERIEDRLEDLIERQESRMQQAQAKQPGMLALPSTRAKWQQQMQQQQATLQRLHGRLETVREIKEGMGIHSPRIEELAARKLRAQEPELASEWADMREAQRRHEALQRKEEQEKKQAQDRERREQIERTGRGVRLGLSQAR from the coding sequence ATGAGCATTCCCAGGGAGCGACTGCAGCAGCAGACGCAGCAAACCGCCCGCGCCACGCTTGCCGGTGCCCGCCAGGCCGGCGCAGACGCAGAGGTTCAAGCCGACGCCCTGCAGGATCGCGCCCTGGAGGCCCAGGCCGAGCAAGCGGCCTTGCTTGAAGCCTCCCCCTTGGAGTCTCAATACAGCGCCGCTTTCGCGGCGCAGGTCGAGGCGAAGCACGACCAGGCGGAAAGGATCGAGGACCGGCTTGAAGACCTGATCGAGCGGCAAGAATCCCGGATGCAGCAGGCGCAGGCCAAGCAGCCGGGCATGCTTGCTTTGCCCTCGACCCGTGCCAAGTGGCAACAGCAGATGCAGCAGCAGCAAGCCACCTTGCAGCGCCTGCATGGACGGCTAGAAACCGTCCGTGAAATCAAGGAGGGCATGGGCATCCATTCCCCCCGCATCGAAGAGCTTGCCGCTCGAAAGCTGCGTGCTCAAGAGCCAGAGCTTGCCAGCGAATGGGCCGACATGCGCGAAGCGCAGCGCCGGCACGAAGCCCTGCAGCGCAAGGAAGAGCAGGAGAAAAAGCAGGCTCAGGACCGCGAGCGTCGAGAGCAGATCGAACGAACCGGCCGAGGCGTGCGGCTAGGGCTTTCGCAGGCGCGCTAG
- a CDS encoding KfrB domain-containing protein — translation MKQRLLVMNGQRLVQSEQGGQWATDKVEKAGPIKPGIYNIHLSTKADKSQSHDGVIVHADKDHVYQQVGKQFVQHDRTNFDKVPEIGSNSSIKYDGDKAQVAPSSIKLGRGLSR, via the coding sequence ATGAAACAGCGCCTTCTTGTGATGAACGGGCAGAGGCTCGTTCAGAGCGAGCAGGGAGGACAGTGGGCCACGGATAAGGTCGAAAAAGCCGGCCCGATCAAGCCGGGGATTTACAACATCCACCTATCCACCAAGGCCGACAAGAGCCAGAGCCACGATGGAGTGATCGTCCATGCCGACAAAGATCATGTGTATCAACAGGTCGGCAAACAGTTCGTCCAGCATGACCGGACGAATTTCGATAAAGTACCTGAAATCGGGAGCAATTCCAGCATCAAATACGATGGTGACAAGGCGCAAGTCGCCCCGTCATCCATCAAGCTGGGGCGAGGGTTGTCCCGATGA
- a CDS encoding DNA-binding protein codes for MELAKDTRDRIFAAADSLYEQAGRAAFPTVDAVRKVARVNMNDASAGMKEWRRAQTAQAAPVAVQVPEAVQQASSAALASLWKEAQELANESLRAAQAGWDAERIEAETLNKQMADAYESQAAELEAAQGRIAELEAAARQAAELAEASRQQIEEGHTALLGMQQRAAVAEGRAEEIERRAGELRAELDHAHAEAETAAAQAKATADSLRTERDKVQQRQELAEAEGVKLADQLRQAQVQVEALRSELAGVKARAESQAEAHQEQRKTAAQEAARMVERFTGAQAERDQAQRDAAAAREEAAGLRGQLEAFKEQHTQLMAAFRDSEKADKAVSRTKKD; via the coding sequence ATGGAACTTGCCAAAGACACCCGCGACCGCATCTTTGCCGCCGCTGATTCGCTCTACGAGCAGGCCGGCCGGGCCGCCTTTCCCACGGTCGATGCCGTGCGGAAGGTCGCCCGCGTCAACATGAACGACGCCAGCGCTGGCATGAAGGAATGGCGGCGTGCGCAGACCGCCCAGGCGGCCCCGGTGGCCGTCCAGGTGCCCGAGGCCGTTCAGCAGGCCAGCAGCGCCGCGCTGGCGTCCTTGTGGAAGGAGGCCCAGGAGCTGGCGAACGAGTCCCTTCGGGCTGCGCAAGCGGGCTGGGACGCGGAGCGCATCGAGGCCGAGACGCTGAACAAACAGATGGCCGACGCCTACGAGTCGCAGGCGGCCGAGCTGGAGGCGGCGCAGGGCCGCATTGCCGAGCTGGAGGCGGCGGCTCGCCAGGCGGCCGAGCTGGCCGAGGCGAGCCGGCAGCAGATCGAGGAAGGGCATACCGCCCTGCTGGGCATGCAGCAGCGGGCCGCCGTGGCCGAGGGCCGGGCCGAAGAAATTGAGCGTCGGGCGGGTGAGCTGCGCGCCGAACTCGATCACGCGCACGCCGAGGCCGAGACTGCCGCCGCCCAGGCCAAGGCCACGGCCGATAGCCTGCGCACCGAACGCGACAAGGTGCAGCAGCGCCAGGAGCTGGCCGAGGCCGAAGGCGTCAAGCTGGCCGACCAACTACGCCAGGCTCAGGTCCAGGTCGAGGCGTTGCGGAGCGAGCTGGCCGGCGTCAAGGCCCGTGCGGAGTCCCAGGCAGAGGCGCACCAGGAGCAGCGCAAGACGGCCGCCCAGGAAGCGGCGCGCATGGTCGAGCGCTTCACTGGTGCCCAGGCCGAGCGCGACCAGGCGCAGCGGGACGCGGCTGCGGCGCGGGAAGAGGCGGCAGGGCTGCGCGGCCAGCTCGAAGCCTTCAAGGAGCAGCACACGCAATTGATGGCCGCATTCCGAGACTCGGAAAAAGCCGATAAGGCCGTTTCACGTACCAAAAAGGACTGA
- a CDS encoding Fic/DOC family protein: MKYAGDRGDPYLDSETGVLRNLLGIKEQGGLDKAESTLSFLRASELREQPVKGKFDLAHLQRIHKRLFGDVYDWAGQIRQVEISKGSTMFARQVAIQSAAQQLFGQLAKEQLLRGLDADEFSKRAGHYLGEINVLHPFREGNGRTQREFIGQLAQQAGHRIDWSGVSQASMTQASIEAYNGDSSGMAGLIRAGMPDQLFFNP, translated from the coding sequence ATGAAATACGCCGGGGATCGCGGCGATCCTTACCTGGACAGCGAAACGGGTGTTCTCCGCAATCTCCTTGGAATCAAGGAACAGGGTGGACTCGATAAAGCCGAATCCACCCTTTCCTTTTTGCGGGCCAGCGAATTGCGCGAGCAGCCCGTTAAAGGCAAATTCGATTTAGCGCACCTGCAGCGAATTCACAAGCGCCTTTTTGGCGACGTGTACGACTGGGCGGGCCAAATCCGCCAGGTCGAAATCTCGAAAGGCAGCACCATGTTTGCCCGGCAGGTTGCGATCCAGAGCGCGGCGCAGCAGCTCTTTGGGCAGCTTGCCAAGGAACAGCTCTTGCGCGGCCTCGATGCCGACGAGTTCAGCAAGCGGGCCGGCCACTATCTCGGGGAAATCAACGTGCTTCATCCCTTCCGTGAAGGGAACGGCAGGACGCAGCGTGAGTTCATCGGGCAACTGGCCCAGCAGGCGGGCCACAGGATCGACTGGAGCGGGGTCAGTCAGGCCAGCATGACCCAGGCGTCAATCGAGGCCTACAACGGCGACTCAAGCGGTATGGCTGGCCTTATTCGCGCTGGCATGCCAGACCAGCTTTTTTTTAACCCATGA
- a CDS encoding conjugal transfer protein TraM — translation MADQVEELIKEIAAKHGIAVSRDDPILVLQTINNRLMQDSSKAQQAQLDQYKEELEALALRWGTDAKDKAERILNAALTASKGAMDKAMQENAKSTAATVRAEVDAALGRVAGQVKDARRIGLLNVLASCITLAAAAVALWVALR, via the coding sequence ATGGCCGACCAGGTAGAGGAACTCATCAAGGAGATTGCCGCGAAGCACGGCATAGCCGTCTCGCGTGATGATCCGATCCTGGTCCTGCAGACGATCAACAACCGGCTGATGCAGGACAGCTCCAAGGCGCAACAGGCCCAGCTCGATCAGTACAAGGAAGAGCTGGAGGCCCTGGCGCTCCGCTGGGGGACGGACGCCAAAGACAAGGCCGAGCGCATCCTGAATGCGGCACTGACCGCAAGCAAAGGGGCGATGGACAAGGCCATGCAGGAGAACGCCAAGAGCACGGCAGCCACGGTGCGCGCCGAGGTCGATGCAGCCTTGGGCCGTGTCGCTGGCCAGGTCAAGGATGCGCGGCGGATCGGCCTGCTGAACGTGCTTGCATCGTGCATCACGCTCGCGGCGGCGGCGGTTGCGTTGTGGGTAGCGCTGCGATAG
- a CDS encoding transcriptional repressor gene korB — MSTAANKKIAPKSKTPAKAAPEAEAKPQAGGLGLEGMGDLSALLAGPTAAANGGGPLDLDMGLIDEDPHQPRTEDNPGFSDESLDELAASIRLRGVKTPISVRDNPDAPGRYLINHGARRFRGSKRADKATIPGFIDNDYNEADQVVENLQRNELTAREIADYIGRELAKGVKKGEIAKAISKSPAFVTQHAALLDLPDPIAEAFNSGRVKDVTVVNELVTAFKKKPQEVTDWLEDENQEITRGSVKLLREFLDDKRKHEDDDRDPNTVDVLTGKTDAEAGDGEQGSGSDSKKEEKEPDPDKLKKAIVQVQHNERPARLILNRRPPAEGFAWLKYEDDGQEFEANLSSVTLVALLEG, encoded by the coding sequence ATGAGCACCGCCGCAAACAAGAAGATTGCCCCCAAGTCGAAGACGCCTGCAAAGGCCGCTCCCGAGGCCGAGGCGAAGCCGCAAGCCGGTGGGCTGGGCCTGGAGGGCATGGGCGACCTGTCGGCGCTCCTGGCCGGCCCTACGGCCGCCGCGAACGGTGGCGGGCCGCTGGACCTGGACATGGGCCTGATTGATGAAGACCCGCACCAGCCGCGCACAGAGGACAACCCCGGTTTCTCCGACGAGAGCCTGGACGAGCTGGCCGCCTCGATCCGCCTCCGTGGCGTCAAGACCCCCATTTCCGTGCGCGACAACCCGGATGCGCCTGGTCGCTACCTCATCAACCACGGCGCGCGTCGCTTCCGTGGCTCGAAGCGAGCCGACAAGGCCACGATCCCCGGCTTCATCGACAACGACTACAACGAGGCCGACCAGGTGGTGGAGAACCTGCAGCGCAATGAACTGACGGCCCGCGAGATTGCCGACTACATCGGCCGCGAGCTGGCGAAGGGAGTCAAGAAGGGCGAGATTGCCAAGGCCATCAGCAAGTCGCCCGCCTTCGTGACGCAGCATGCCGCGCTGCTGGACTTGCCTGATCCCATTGCCGAGGCGTTCAACTCGGGCCGCGTCAAGGACGTTACCGTGGTCAACGAGCTGGTGACGGCGTTCAAGAAGAAGCCGCAGGAGGTCACGGACTGGCTGGAAGATGAGAACCAGGAAATCACGCGGGGTTCGGTCAAGCTGCTGCGCGAGTTTCTGGACGACAAGCGCAAGCACGAGGACGACGACCGCGATCCGAATACGGTAGACGTACTCACCGGAAAGACGGACGCCGAAGCTGGCGACGGCGAGCAGGGTTCAGGTTCTGACTCCAAGAAGGAAGAGAAGGAGCCCGACCCCGACAAGCTGAAAAAGGCCATCGTCCAGGTGCAGCACAACGAACGCCCTGCCCGGCTGATCCTCAACCGTCGCCCACCGGCCGAGGGCTTCGCCTGGTTGAAGTACGAGGATGACGGCCAAGAGTTTGAAGCCAACTTGAGCAGCGTCACTCTGGTGGCCCTGCTGGAAGGCTAA
- a CDS encoding TraK family protein, translating to MPKSYPEELAEWVKKREATRPRQDKNVVAFLALKSDVQDAIAAGYSLLTIWEHLHEKGKIPYRYETFLKHVRRHIKGRPPAVVDGQPSTPPDPPRPPAAGKTAAPRPQQPTKSAPAPAGFKFDSQPKKEDLL from the coding sequence ATGCCGAAGAGCTACCCCGAAGAGCTGGCCGAATGGGTGAAAAAACGCGAAGCAACCAGGCCGAGACAGGACAAGAACGTGGTGGCGTTCTTGGCCCTCAAGAGCGACGTGCAGGACGCAATCGCGGCCGGCTATTCGCTTCTAACGATCTGGGAGCATCTGCACGAGAAGGGGAAGATCCCGTATCGCTACGAAACCTTCTTGAAGCATGTACGCCGGCACATCAAGGGCCGGCCTCCTGCGGTGGTAGACGGCCAGCCATCGACGCCACCAGACCCGCCACGTCCACCCGCTGCAGGCAAGACCGCTGCACCACGGCCGCAACAACCAACGAAGTCAGCGCCAGCTCCGGCCGGCTTCAAATTTGACTCTCAACCGAAAAAAGAGGATTTACTGTAA